One genomic window of Penaeus chinensis breed Huanghai No. 1 chromosome 35, ASM1920278v2, whole genome shotgun sequence includes the following:
- the LOC125044462 gene encoding putative neural-cadherin 2 → MPFAPRYELYFKASDRAWGQQDVPANVTVGVRYLSPDALAHAVPLTLTPTTPSALTRGWVPKQGGGGLGVLTRAVLQVAGADAEFVEIVSLFGMQGNGGTDQDSPNAFVDAACVWLSVRVSGGGFMDPVKLQGLLSLNLPYVSIFRVKLEKLMKLRVAVVDAGQDRQSETSATSSTSRNLDPQDALGSYNPSSVASLASTALPLQVVDSNITSLVTPRITRAHDCHAHTRYEKDTCTSCLNGGRCMRSPEGHNRMCNGLWELCEFNFAYEFSQRCICPGRSWGSRCKILSRSFGGSDWAWLRPLPPCLPTTLSLRLLTRRPNALLLYTGPLSPSSARTSFPPAPMMVLQLVDGRPQLLMEGSRGPVRLLVNTTLNTGSWHTVHVHLHAKGVALMIDLCGRQWASKETAPRSPCIARSPWAEPRNTEGWMSSLPLQVGGMAHPRPQPKDFGWTGGAHLHEGLQGCVSHLTVNGEVAIRSFLVVSVSVGRKLTDLGEPAFSSGSKSGCALQEQACQGRGEDQESYVGRCGLQGRCGGGLNAPTCQCDPGWAGDLCATPTVPAALGPGSHATIALSFSPDPYVLSVQLRVRTRGRTSGLLLRTSDDRRAPALAVHVSPEGSLRDGVVCGSLEQATGRQETCVEGFPVGDGAWHAVTVARHGFNFFTAVDDGEGWRRNESIASLAKGSPDGADGDGTGRESSRFLSSTSPTPTPINVERVVIGGLAENVDANMVSVEEDLSESCIDDVRISGHPLPLPPASNVTKWGEVTTSNQLGRGCPGPDLCANTTCIPPLTCHDSWKLATCSCAPGQHLVGRVCQDIDECVFQPCLHGGTCYNLLPGYHCLCGPAHVGNNCQWTKVAPDSYPLMAHAALALLTLSVLLSVVLLVLLVLRHHYADGATCGDMCREGCGDGEDTDAPVVVEEGGGGGGGKRGRRRGHKRCSSSSRGTKLPEGEKVLLQELKMEEVPGTDLPPSSLVDKSPHSLTPGGRPMNQAHAHDAQSKRDIRAAPTGGATPGGEREARGEGGDDGREAKDALLTAGRSSSPGGGGQEGRPRGGSLTLRGGGARGRQVVLCAAVGSGDRSSLSFLTHDDLRAYAYEGDASPSGSLTSTVMGLRTRSVEEGSVKPLLVEYEEVLGLLNDLPDASRPHQIPQPPPEAEEVLLKATTTTTSKEPSAVATSEDKAMPLNSSNGKSGNSEECAGSLTSRAARKGWKSVFPFR, encoded by the exons CCCCCAGGTACGAGCTCTACTTCAAGGCCTCGGACCGGGCGTGGGGGCAGCAGGACGTCCCAGCCAACGTGACCGTGGGCGTGCGCTATCTCTCCCCCGACGCCCTCGCCCATGCCGTGCCTCTGACGCTCACGCCCACCACGCCCTCGGCCCTAACGCGGGGCTGGGTCCCTAAG CAAGGCGGGGGCGGCCTCGGTGTGCTGACGAGGGCGGTGCTGCAAGTCGCGGGCGCCGACGCGGAATTCGTCGAGATCGTCAGCTTGTTCGGCATGCAAGGGAACGGCGGAACGGACCAAGACTCCCCCAACGCCTTcgt CGACGCCGCCTGCGTGTggttgagtgtgagagtgagcggAGGAGGCTTCATGGATCCCGTGAAGCTCCAGGGGCTTCTGTCGCTCAATCTCCCTTATGTGAGTATTTTTagggtgaag CTTGAGAAACTGATGAAGCTGCGCGTGGCTGTGGTGGACGCGGGGCAAGACAGGCAGAGCGAAACATCAGCCACGTCGTCCACCTCGAGGAATTTGGACCCTCAAGACGCCCTCGGTTCCTACAACCCTTCGTCAGTGGCGTCCTTAGCCTCCACTGCTCTCCCTCTGCAA GTCGTGGATTCCAACATCACCTCCCTGGTGACGCCCCGGATCACCCGCGCCCACGACTGCCACGCCCACACCCGCTATGAGAAGGATACTTGCACGTCTTGTCTCAATGGCGGGCGATGCATGAGATCTCCCGAAGGACATAA CCGTATGTGTAATGGACTGTGGGAACTTTGTGAATTCAACTTTGCTTACGAGTTTAGTCAGAG gTGCATCTGCCCCGGGCGCTCGTGGGGCTCTCGCTGCAAGATCCTCTCCCGCTCCTTCGGCGGCTCGGACTGGGCGTGGCTGCGTCCCCTCCCGCCCTGCCTCCCGACGACGCTCTCGCTCCGCCTCCTCACGCGCCGCCCCAACGCCCTCCTCCTCTACACGGGCCCTCTGTCGCCCTCCTCCGCCCGCACGAGCTTCCCGCCCGCGCCCATGATGGTTCTTCAGCTGGTGGATGGGCGCCCGCAGCTGCTGATGGAGGGTTCTCGAGGCCCCGTCAGGCTGCTGGTGAACACGACGCTGAACACCGGCTCGTGGCACACTGTTCATGTTCACCTGCACGCGAAG GGCGTTGCTCTTATGATTGACTTGTGTGGACGTCAGTGGGCCTCAAAGGAAACGGCCCCGAGGAGCCCTTGCATCGCTCGCTCTCCGTGGGCGGAGCCTCGGAATACGGAGGGGTGGATGAGCAGCTTGCCTCTGCAGGTGGGCGGGATGGCTCACCCACGCCCGCAGCCCAAGGACTTCGGCTGGACTGGAGGCGCCCATCTGCACGAGGGGCTGCAGGGGTGTGTCTCGCACCTGACTGTCAACGGAGAGGTAGCGATCAGAAGCTTTTTGGTAGTCTCTGTGTCTGTCGGAAGGAAG CTGACTGACCTGGGCGAGCCGGCCTTCAGCAGCGGAAGCAAGTCCGGCTGCGCCCTCCAGGAACAAGCCTGCCAGGGGCGTGGAGAGGACCAGGAATCCTACGTCGGGAGGTGCGGACTCCAAGGGCGCTGTGGCGGTGGCCTCAACGCCCCCACATGCCAGTGCGACCCCGGGTGGGCGGGGGACCTCTGCGCCACGCCCACTGTGCCGGCCGCCCTCGGACCCGGTTCCCACGCTACCATAGCACTGTCCTTTAGTCCGGATCCCTACGTCCTCTCGGTCCAGCTGAGGGTCCGGACACGCGGGAGGACGAGTGGGCTCCTACTCAGGACTTCGGATGATCGCCGCGCGCCCGCCCTGGCCGTGCACGTGAGTCCTGAAGGCTCG CTGCGCGACGGCGTGGTGTGCGGGTCTCTGGAGCAGGCGACGGGGCGGCAGGAGACGTGCGTGGAGGGCTTTCCTGTAGGAGATGGTGCCTGGCACGCTGTCACGGTGGCACGACATGGCTTCAACTTCTTCACCGCGGTCGACGACGGTGAAGGTTGGAGGAGGAACGAGAGCATTGCGTCCCTCGCCAAAGGGTCTCCGGACGGCGCTGACGGGGACGGGACGGGCAGGGAGTCGTCTCGGTTCTTGTCCTCGAcgtcgcccacgcccacgcccatcaATGTGGAGCGGGTGGTGATCGGGGGCCTGGCGGAGAACGTGGACGCCAATATGGTGTCGGTGGAGGAGGATTTGAGTGAGA GCTGCATTGACGACGTCCGCATATCTGGCCACCCTCTACCCCTGCCACCTGCCTCCAACGTGACCAAATGGGGCGAAGTGACCACCTCTAACCAGCTGGGTCGCGGATGCCCTGGACCTGACCTCTGTGCCAATACCACCTGTATCCCACCCCTTACATGCCATGATTCATGGAAGCTCGCCACCTGCAG CTGCGCCCCCGGTCAGCACCTGGTGGGGAGAGTCTGCCAAGATATCGACGAGTGTGTCTTCCAGCCTTGTCTCCACGGAGGAACCTGTTACAACCTCCTCCCCGGCTACCACTGCCTCTGCGGCCCAGCTCACGTCGGGAACAACTGCCAGTGGACCAAAGTGGCTCCTGATTCATATCCACTTATGGCACATGCGGCCCTGGCGCTGCTTACTCTGTCGGTGCTTCTGTCGG TGGTCCTCCTGGTGCTCCTCGTCCTCCGGCACCACTATGCTGACGGCGCGACATGTGGCGATATGTGTCGAGAAGGCTGTGGCGACGGGGAAGATACAGACGCTCCTGTAGTagtcgaggaaggaggaggaggaggaggaggaaaaagaggaagaagaagaggtcacaagcgctgttcttcctcttctcgtggTACTAAGTTGCCTGAGGGAGAGAAAGTCCTCCTTCAGGAACTTAAGATGGAGGAAGTACCTGGCACAGACCTTCCGCCATCTTCCCTCGTAG ACAAgagccctcactccctcacccccggCGGCCGCCCCATGAACCAAGCCCACGCCCACGACGCCCAAAGCAAGCGGGACATTCGCGCGGCGCCCACGGGGGGAGCGACGCCCGGGGGagagcgtgaggcgagaggcgagggcgGGGACGACGGTCGGGAAGCGAAGGACGCCCTCCTGACGGCGGGGCGGTCCTCCTCTCCGGGCGGCGGGGGGCAGGAGGGGCGTCCGAGGGGAGGGAGCCTGACGCTGCGAGGGGGCGGCGCCAGGGGCAGGCAGGTCGTCCTCTGCGCCGCCGTGGGGAGCGGAGATAGGTCGTCTCTGTCGTTCCTGACGCACGACGACCTCAGGGCCTACGCGTACGAGGGGGACGCGTCGCCTTCAGGGTCCCTCACCTCGACTGTCATGG GCCTGAGGACGAGATCGGTCGAGGAAGGCAGCGTGAAGCCCCTCTTGGTCGAGTACGAGGAGGTACTTGGCCTCTTGAACGATCTCCCGGACGCCTCCCGCCCCCATCAGATCCCCCAGCCACCTCCTGAAGCAGAGGAAGTCCTCCTGAaggcgacgacgacgacaaccAGTAAGGAGCCCTCCGCTGTTGCCACATCTGAAGACAAGGCGATGCCCCTGAACAGCTCGAATGGTAAAAGTGGCAACAGTGAGGAATGTGCAGGGAGTCTAACATCCAGAGCGGCGAGAAAAGGATGGAAGAGCGTGTTTCCTTTccggtag